The following proteins come from a genomic window of Burkholderia stabilis:
- a CDS encoding phosphotransferase yields the protein MVGATSRSDVETLERWLDRHWHIRPARLRALSSGHTNKTYLVECESERAVLRVSWSGKPVGQVHREVSILGHLVHFGRPDTAPMLPALPRLRPTVDAQPGAQAPDGGWLHLFEHIDGTPGLPDDAQAGTIDAMRALAHLHAALAAIPATDSAPLAWLSARHARVSARAMPPLPAGLSGDYDAVIRRIGAHLAAAARWLTGPVHWLHGDYHAGNLLYVGRTVNGVLDFDDVGQGAQWLEAAFALFALSRDAGRDDRFVFDARRWEAGLQAYAATRPDAAPDWMRANRDALMALFCADQTLIHLEAAQRGLWMPGPGIGFLGGWRQLLDGAAPGG from the coding sequence ATGGTCGGTGCAACGAGTAGGAGTGACGTGGAAACACTGGAACGCTGGCTTGACCGGCACTGGCATATCCGGCCGGCGCGCCTGCGGGCGCTGTCGTCGGGCCATACTAACAAAACGTATCTCGTCGAGTGCGAATCGGAGCGTGCGGTGTTGCGCGTGTCGTGGTCCGGCAAGCCGGTCGGGCAGGTGCATCGCGAGGTGTCGATCCTCGGCCATCTCGTCCATTTCGGCCGTCCGGACACGGCGCCGATGCTGCCGGCGCTGCCGCGGCTGCGGCCGACCGTCGACGCGCAACCCGGTGCGCAGGCGCCCGATGGCGGCTGGCTGCACCTGTTCGAGCATATCGACGGCACGCCCGGGCTGCCCGACGATGCGCAGGCCGGCACGATCGACGCGATGCGCGCACTCGCGCATCTGCATGCGGCGCTGGCGGCGATACCCGCGACCGATTCCGCACCGCTCGCGTGGCTGTCTGCGCGCCATGCGCGCGTGTCGGCGCGCGCGATGCCGCCGCTGCCGGCCGGCCTGAGCGGCGATTACGACGCGGTGATCCGGCGGATCGGCGCGCATCTCGCTGCCGCGGCACGCTGGCTGACGGGGCCGGTGCACTGGCTGCACGGCGACTATCACGCGGGCAACCTGCTGTATGTGGGCCGCACGGTGAACGGTGTGCTCGATTTCGACGATGTCGGGCAGGGTGCGCAATGGCTCGAGGCGGCCTTTGCGCTGTTCGCGCTGTCGCGCGATGCGGGCAGGGACGATCGCTTCGTCTTCGATGCGCGGCGATGGGAGGCCGGCCTGCAAGCCTATGCGGCGACGCGGCCCGATGCCGCGCCGGACTGGATGCGCGCGAACCGCGATGCGCTGATGGCGCTGTTCTGCGCGGATCAGACGCTGATTCATCTGGAAGCCGCCCAGCGCGGCCTGTGGATGCCGGGGCCGGGCATCGGATTTCTCGGCGGCTGGCGACAGTTGCTGGACGGCGCGGCGCCCGGCGGCTAG
- a CDS encoding radical SAM protein: MNENSSRATNPPPSGERQHVFPPPLDRDYRVENGRIRTRSLEAHIVDHCNLTCAECCSLSPLLPEWHASPESIEADLRKAAKVLSPRMFKLVGGEPLLHPALVELIERVRATGIAPVISVTTNGLKLGEMPDAFWQAVDALTISRYPKPALSPDLIAYVEHQAARFDVRLNWKVQDVFTTMNRAQPGTDRDEAQRLYHDCWIRERCHMIRDGMFYTCTRPAHFHTLYKGEKDFLSDGLPLRDDAGMLDAMLAYLQREAPLEACLHCQGGSAPVAPHRILKRIEVDSLKARYP, encoded by the coding sequence GTGAACGAGAATTCGAGCCGGGCCACGAATCCGCCGCCATCCGGCGAGCGGCAACATGTCTTTCCGCCGCCGCTGGACCGCGACTACCGCGTCGAAAATGGCCGCATCCGGACACGCTCGCTGGAAGCGCATATCGTCGATCACTGCAACCTGACCTGCGCGGAATGCTGCTCGCTGTCGCCATTGTTGCCCGAGTGGCATGCGAGCCCCGAATCGATCGAGGCCGATCTGCGCAAGGCCGCGAAGGTGTTGAGCCCGCGCATGTTCAAGCTGGTCGGTGGCGAACCGTTGCTGCATCCGGCGCTCGTCGAACTGATCGAACGCGTGCGTGCGACGGGCATCGCGCCGGTGATCTCCGTCACGACGAACGGGCTGAAGCTCGGCGAGATGCCGGACGCGTTCTGGCAGGCGGTGGATGCGCTGACGATCTCGCGCTATCCGAAGCCGGCGCTTTCGCCCGACCTGATCGCGTATGTCGAGCACCAGGCCGCGCGTTTCGACGTGCGCCTGAACTGGAAGGTGCAGGACGTATTCACGACGATGAATCGCGCACAGCCCGGCACGGATCGCGATGAAGCGCAGCGCCTTTATCACGATTGCTGGATTCGTGAGCGCTGCCATATGATTCGCGACGGCATGTTCTACACGTGCACGCGCCCCGCGCATTTCCACACGCTCTACAAGGGCGAGAAGGATTTCCTGAGCGACGGCCTGCCGCTGCGCGACGACGCGGGCATGCTCGACGCGATGCTCGCCTATCTGCAGCGCGAGGCGCCGCTCGAAGCTTGCCTGCATTGCCAGGGCGGCAGCGCGCCGGTGGCGCCGCATCGCATCCTCAAACGCATCGAAGTGGACTCCTTGAAGGCTCGTTATCCATGA
- a CDS encoding lipocalin-like domain-containing protein, producing MLASQLREQLVGAWRLVSYEVRPRDGGALVYPLGRDARGWLLYTPDGYMSAQLMAAGRPAFAEGDLQRGTADEYAAAARGYIAYSGPFRVDDDGTLTHEMDVSLFPNWIGNVQQRVAVLDGDRLQLGPVAPVRLDGREVDIVLLWVRAGR from the coding sequence ATGCTCGCCAGCCAGCTTCGCGAACAACTCGTCGGCGCATGGCGCCTCGTGTCCTACGAAGTCCGCCCGCGCGACGGCGGCGCGCTCGTCTATCCGCTCGGCCGCGACGCGCGCGGCTGGCTTCTTTACACGCCGGACGGCTACATGTCTGCCCAGCTGATGGCCGCCGGCCGGCCAGCCTTCGCGGAAGGCGACCTGCAGCGCGGCACCGCCGACGAGTACGCGGCGGCCGCGCGCGGCTACATCGCGTATTCCGGCCCCTTTCGCGTCGACGACGACGGCACGCTGACCCACGAAATGGACGTCAGCCTGTTTCCGAACTGGATCGGCAACGTCCAGCAGCGAGTCGCCGTGCTCGACGGCGATCGACTGCAGCTCGGCCCCGTCGCCCCGGTCCGGCTCGACGGCCGGGAGGTCGACATCGTGCTGCTCTGGGTGCGTGCGGGCCGCTGA
- a CDS encoding phosphotransferase enzyme family protein — translation MDLLAITFDQIRDAYALGPGGPPRQVSERVWHLPTDDGGVAVKLYAPEHQGRAAKEAAVLAHFETHGDARFRVQTLKRTMVGQPLWAGSGAHAMVTRWEAGQFRTYDTFSPAEWEALGASLAALHLSLEQLHLPSLDTLRARLTAIDADGMRRSLLDALDRARSVDGAANLRCYVDLALRMIDRYYPGSIEAFPADDPQHPIHNDYNQFNYLFADANADAGTLPPLILDWEATIGAPREYELVRCLNHLPLEAPQRAEAFVHAYWRVRSVNPAHIAWAVDAACLQHALKLWVVQGWLDEPSRFAAHLGGAVTMASAMVDARGQLIDFFSRCAEAGS, via the coding sequence ATGGACCTGCTCGCCATCACCTTCGACCAGATTCGTGACGCGTACGCGCTCGGCCCAGGCGGGCCGCCGCGACAGGTCAGCGAACGCGTGTGGCATCTGCCGACCGATGACGGCGGCGTGGCGGTCAAGCTCTATGCGCCGGAGCATCAAGGGCGTGCGGCCAAGGAAGCCGCCGTTCTCGCGCATTTCGAAACGCATGGCGATGCGCGCTTCCGCGTGCAAACGCTGAAGCGCACGATGGTCGGCCAACCGTTGTGGGCAGGCTCCGGCGCGCACGCGATGGTGACGCGCTGGGAAGCCGGGCAATTCCGAACCTACGATACGTTTTCGCCGGCGGAATGGGAGGCGCTTGGCGCGAGCCTGGCCGCGTTGCATTTGAGCCTCGAGCAGCTTCATCTGCCGTCGCTCGATACGCTGCGCGCGCGGCTGACTGCAATCGATGCCGACGGGATGCGCCGCAGTCTGCTCGACGCGCTCGATCGGGCGCGTTCGGTCGACGGCGCCGCGAATCTGCGCTGTTATGTCGATCTCGCGCTGCGCATGATCGATCGTTACTACCCGGGCAGCATCGAAGCATTTCCCGCCGACGATCCGCAGCACCCGATCCACAACGACTACAACCAGTTCAACTATCTGTTCGCAGACGCCAACGCAGATGCCGGCACGCTACCGCCGCTCATCCTCGACTGGGAAGCGACGATCGGCGCACCGCGCGAATACGAGCTGGTGCGTTGCCTGAATCATCTGCCGCTGGAGGCACCTCAACGTGCGGAAGCCTTCGTGCACGCTTATTGGCGGGTCCGGTCGGTGAATCCTGCGCATATCGCCTGGGCCGTCGACGCTGCGTGTCTGCAGCACGCACTCAAGCTCTGGGTCGTGCAAGGCTGGCTCGACGAGCCGTCGCGCTTCGCGGCGCACCTGGGCGGGGCGGTGACGATGGCGTCCGCGATGGTGGACGCGCGCGGTCAACTGATCGATTTCTTTTCCCGCTGTGCGGAAGCGGGAAGCTGA
- a CDS encoding AsmA family protein — MTLTRAIGKSAAWIVGIVAVLIAAAGVFLFTFDWNRAKPWVNEQVSAALGRPFAINGDLKVGWRRPDGETGWRAWVPWPSFSATQLEIGNPDWAKTPKFVTLDAAHFDLAILPLLAHEIVIPSIDVVNPAVDLERLADGRNTWTFPFKQSSQPSPWKVRLDSFGFAKGTVTYRDAITKADLTVAIDTLGQPIPLGDVLKEQEQTSRAASAQRVGKHGAAQLSAKANAEAASSASAASAASPVGASTASSVASASSGASVSSASTASAASGASAAAAPAKPSGPTYAFGLKVDGRYKNVPISGTGKLGGVLAIQDASRPFPLQADVKAGNTRLAIVGTLTDPMHLAAIDLRLWLQGTSMSHLYQLTGITLPDTPPYATEGRLIGNFKRRASTFRYENFNGRVGGSDLGGTLVYEQREPRPKLSGELVSNLLQFSDLAPVIGADTAASKAKRGDTTHQPSTRVLPVETFRTDRWRALDTDVKFTGRKLVKSANLPITNLYTHIVMQDGVLSLEPLQFGVAGGTLATTARLDGSGTPLKGRFTVAARHLKLKQLFPTQKVMQSALGEINGDASLSATGNSPAALAATSNGEVKALVTDGRISRLLMEAAGLNVANVVYEKLFGNNDVKINCAAIDFVATNGILDPKVFALDTDDALINVDGPISLRDETLDLKIHPHTKGFRIFSLRSPLYAKGTFKNPNVGVDATALALRAGAMVGLGLINPFAALIPLIAPSNNRDVPCSELFGQMNAKAAQRAAAKAGK; from the coding sequence ATGACGCTAACCCGAGCCATCGGCAAATCGGCTGCATGGATCGTCGGTATCGTCGCGGTGCTCATCGCGGCGGCCGGCGTCTTTCTTTTCACGTTCGACTGGAACCGCGCGAAGCCGTGGGTCAACGAACAGGTGAGTGCCGCACTCGGCCGCCCGTTCGCGATCAACGGCGACCTCAAGGTCGGCTGGCGGCGCCCGGACGGCGAGACCGGCTGGCGCGCATGGGTGCCCTGGCCGAGCTTTTCGGCGACGCAGCTCGAGATCGGCAATCCCGACTGGGCGAAGACGCCCAAGTTCGTCACGCTCGACGCCGCGCACTTCGACCTCGCGATCCTGCCGCTGCTCGCGCACGAGATCGTCATCCCGTCGATCGACGTGGTCAATCCCGCCGTCGACCTCGAACGTCTGGCCGACGGCCGCAACACGTGGACCTTCCCGTTCAAGCAATCGTCGCAGCCGTCGCCGTGGAAGGTGCGGCTCGACAGCTTCGGCTTTGCGAAGGGCACCGTCACGTATCGCGACGCGATCACGAAGGCCGACCTGACCGTCGCGATCGATACGCTCGGCCAGCCGATTCCGCTCGGTGACGTGCTGAAGGAGCAGGAGCAGACGTCGCGCGCGGCGTCCGCGCAGCGGGTCGGCAAGCACGGCGCCGCGCAGCTGAGCGCGAAGGCCAATGCGGAGGCCGCTTCGAGTGCGTCGGCGGCGAGCGCGGCGTCGCCCGTGGGTGCTTCGACGGCGTCTTCCGTTGCTTCGGCTTCTTCCGGGGCTTCTGTTTCTTCCGCTTCTACGGCTTCCGCCGCGTCGGGCGCAAGCGCCGCCGCGGCGCCCGCGAAGCCGTCCGGCCCGACCTATGCGTTCGGGCTGAAGGTCGACGGCCGCTACAAGAACGTGCCCATCAGCGGGACCGGCAAGCTCGGCGGCGTGCTGGCGATCCAGGACGCGTCGCGGCCGTTCCCGTTGCAGGCCGACGTGAAGGCCGGCAACACGCGGCTCGCGATCGTCGGCACGCTGACCGATCCGATGCATCTCGCGGCGATCGACCTGCGGCTGTGGCTGCAGGGCACGTCGATGTCGCACCTGTACCAGCTCACGGGCATCACGCTGCCCGACACGCCGCCTTATGCGACCGAAGGGCGGCTGATCGGCAACTTCAAGCGGCGCGCGAGCACGTTCCGCTACGAGAACTTCAACGGCCGCGTGGGCGGCAGCGATCTCGGCGGCACGCTGGTGTACGAGCAGCGCGAGCCGCGGCCGAAGCTGTCGGGCGAGCTCGTGTCGAACCTGCTGCAGTTCTCCGATCTCGCGCCGGTGATCGGCGCGGATACCGCCGCGAGCAAGGCCAAGCGCGGCGACACGACGCACCAGCCGTCGACTCGCGTGCTGCCGGTCGAGACGTTCCGCACCGACCGCTGGCGCGCGCTCGACACGGACGTCAAGTTCACCGGCCGCAAGCTGGTCAAGAGCGCGAACCTGCCGATCACGAACCTGTACACGCATATCGTGATGCAGGACGGCGTGCTGTCGCTCGAACCGCTGCAGTTCGGGGTCGCGGGCGGCACGCTCGCGACGACCGCGCGTCTCGACGGCAGCGGCACGCCGCTGAAGGGCCGTTTCACGGTGGCCGCGCGGCACCTGAAGCTCAAGCAGCTGTTCCCGACGCAGAAGGTCATGCAGTCGGCGCTCGGCGAGATCAACGGCGACGCGTCGCTGTCGGCGACCGGCAACTCGCCGGCCGCGCTCGCCGCGACGTCGAACGGCGAAGTGAAGGCGCTCGTGACGGACGGCCGCATCAGCCGGCTGCTGATGGAAGCGGCGGGGCTGAACGTCGCGAACGTCGTCTACGAAAAGCTGTTCGGCAACAACGACGTGAAGATCAACTGCGCGGCGATCGACTTCGTCGCGACCAACGGTATCCTCGACCCGAAGGTGTTCGCGCTCGATACCGACGACGCGCTGATCAACGTCGACGGCCCGATCAGCCTGCGCGACGAAACGCTCGACCTGAAGATCCATCCGCATACGAAGGGCTTCCGGATCTTCTCGCTGCGCTCGCCGCTGTATGCGAAGGGCACGTTCAAGAACCCGAACGTCGGTGTCGATGCGACCGCGCTCGCGCTGCGCGCCGGCGCGATGGTCGGGCTCGGGCTGATCAACCCGTTCGCGGCGCTGATTCCGCTGATCGCGCCGAGCAACAACCGGGACGTGCCGTGCTCGGAACTGTTCGGGCAGATGAACGCGAAGGCGGCGCAGCGGGCGGCCGCGAAGGCCGGCAAGTGA
- a CDS encoding ABC transporter ATP-binding protein, producing MTAPTGLIDAQRITRRDASSGKTLLAPTDFSLAAGSRIAITGPSGSGKSVLLRALALLDPLDGGHILWRGSRIRRGAIPRYRRSVAYVRQRPAQMDGTVESQLRYPYSLAIYHDVAFDRARAEALAARAGRGPDFLDKRASDLSGGEAQIAALLRVLQLDPDVLLLDEPTSALDPESARAIEALVDAWFDAAPDTRAYMWISHDPAQAARIGTMRLVMQAGVLHAANPTEAAQ from the coding sequence ATGACAGCCCCCACCGGCCTCATCGATGCGCAGCGCATCACGCGGCGCGACGCCAGCAGCGGCAAGACCCTGCTCGCCCCGACCGATTTCAGCCTCGCAGCGGGATCGCGAATTGCTATCACCGGCCCGTCCGGGTCCGGCAAGAGCGTGCTGCTGCGCGCGCTCGCGCTGCTCGATCCGCTCGACGGCGGCCACATCCTGTGGCGCGGCAGCCGGATCCGGCGCGGCGCGATCCCGCGCTACCGGCGCAGTGTCGCGTATGTGCGCCAGCGCCCCGCGCAGATGGACGGCACGGTCGAATCGCAACTGCGCTATCCGTATTCGCTCGCGATCTATCACGACGTCGCGTTCGATCGCGCACGCGCCGAAGCGCTCGCTGCGCGTGCCGGCCGCGGCCCCGATTTTCTCGACAAGCGCGCGAGCGACCTGTCGGGCGGCGAAGCGCAGATCGCCGCGCTGTTGCGGGTGCTGCAGCTCGATCCCGACGTGCTGCTGCTCGACGAGCCGACGTCCGCGCTCGATCCCGAATCGGCGCGCGCGATCGAGGCGCTCGTCGACGCATGGTTCGACGCGGCGCCCGACACGCGCGCGTACATGTGGATCTCGCACGATCCGGCGCAGGCCGCGCGGATCGGCACGATGCGGCTCGTCATGCAGGCCGGCGTGCTGCACGCGGCAAACCCGACGGAGGCTGCGCAATGA
- a CDS encoding cephalosporin hydroxylase family protein, translated as MSERPSARMRDINIEWLTRAAEFDHLFQTRWLGERFFHLPGDMLALQELIWRERPDCIVQTGIAAGGGVVFSASMLELNGDRGRVVAIEPRLRDDVRQRLQSHRLADRMVLIEGESCAADTLASVRAQIPDGARVMAILDLTHTHAHVLHELECYAPLVTPGSYAIVMDTIMEYLPESMFDGKPYGKGNNPATAAREFLARDGRFEVDEDIEDRVLMTLSPGGFLKRVR; from the coding sequence ATGTCAGAGCGTCCTTCGGCCCGCATGCGGGACATCAATATCGAATGGCTGACGCGCGCTGCCGAATTCGACCACCTGTTCCAGACGCGCTGGCTCGGCGAGCGCTTCTTCCATCTGCCCGGCGACATGCTCGCGCTCCAGGAGCTGATCTGGCGCGAGCGCCCCGACTGCATCGTGCAGACCGGCATCGCGGCAGGCGGCGGTGTCGTGTTCTCCGCGTCGATGCTGGAATTGAACGGCGATCGCGGCCGCGTCGTCGCGATCGAACCGCGCCTGCGCGACGACGTCAGGCAGCGTCTGCAATCGCACCGGCTCGCCGATCGCATGGTGCTGATCGAAGGCGAATCGTGCGCGGCCGACACGCTCGCGTCGGTGCGCGCGCAGATCCCCGACGGCGCCCGCGTGATGGCGATCCTCGATCTCACACATACGCATGCACACGTGCTGCACGAACTCGAATGCTATGCGCCGCTCGTGACGCCGGGCAGCTACGCGATCGTGATGGACACCATCATGGAGTATCTGCCCGAATCGATGTTCGACGGCAAGCCCTACGGCAAAGGCAACAACCCGGCGACGGCCGCGCGCGAATTTCTCGCCCGCGACGGGCGGTTCGAAGTCGACGAGGACATCGAGGACCGCGTACTCATGACGCTGTCGCCAGGCGGTTTCCTGAAGCGAGTTCGCTGA
- a CDS encoding asparagine synthase-related protein, protein MIVGTRDLFGFDRLHYHPRSGVSASGIGAVLHAAGQPAGAPDATAIAGYLSGARLVGRTVLRDVLAVPPGHALLRSPQGLAVQPAPERPQHADLETVLRASLQRALDSGKRVALALSGGLDSALLLALLRELGAQQHVTSYILATDMPDYCERDAALELATQMQATVKIVRVTEADFVAALPRTTHAVEEPMFNLHPVAKLLLAEAMAADGVEVAITGDGADQVLRRDQSANYLPLCHALFDAASVDLHPPFVDAAVVAHLTSIAPDPNKQCLRDLGARLNLPDRLVHGPKRGRLAPAMDLTALLDRDRARALADMLGLAAPALEADTERVLWTTLTLILDHFDAAHRPT, encoded by the coding sequence ATGATCGTCGGCACACGCGACCTGTTCGGTTTCGATCGTCTGCACTACCATCCGCGCAGCGGCGTGTCGGCATCCGGCATCGGCGCGGTGCTGCATGCGGCGGGGCAGCCGGCCGGTGCGCCGGACGCGACCGCCATCGCGGGCTACCTGAGCGGAGCGCGCCTCGTCGGCCGCACGGTGCTGCGCGACGTGCTGGCCGTGCCACCCGGGCATGCGCTGCTCCGTTCGCCGCAAGGGCTCGCGGTTCAACCCGCTCCCGAACGGCCGCAGCATGCCGATCTGGAAACCGTGCTGCGAGCGTCGCTGCAACGCGCGCTCGACAGCGGCAAGCGCGTCGCGCTGGCGCTGAGCGGCGGGCTCGATTCGGCGCTGCTGCTCGCGTTGCTGCGTGAGCTGGGCGCGCAGCAGCACGTGACGTCCTACATCCTCGCGACCGACATGCCGGACTACTGCGAACGCGATGCCGCGCTCGAACTGGCCACGCAGATGCAGGCGACGGTGAAGATCGTGCGCGTGACCGAGGCCGATTTCGTGGCCGCGCTGCCGCGAACGACCCATGCGGTCGAGGAGCCGATGTTCAACCTGCATCCGGTCGCCAAGCTGCTGCTGGCCGAGGCGATGGCAGCGGACGGCGTCGAGGTGGCCATCACCGGCGACGGCGCAGATCAGGTGCTGCGCCGCGACCAGTCGGCCAACTATCTGCCGCTGTGTCATGCGTTGTTCGATGCGGCGTCGGTCGATCTGCATCCGCCGTTTGTCGACGCTGCCGTCGTCGCGCACCTGACGAGCATCGCGCCGGACCCGAACAAGCAGTGCCTGCGCGATCTCGGTGCGCGCCTGAACCTGCCGGATCGTCTCGTACACGGTCCCAAGCGCGGGCGGCTCGCGCCGGCGATGGACCTTACCGCGTTGCTCGATCGCGACCGCGCGCGCGCGCTCGCCGACATGCTCGGTCTTGCCGCGCCCGCGCTGGAAGCGGACACCGAACGCGTGCTGTGGACGACGCTGACCCTGATCCTCGATCACTTCGATGCCGCGCATCGCCCAACCTGA
- a CDS encoding FkbM family methyltransferase, whose product MQDHPLPLDLSGLAPSLYAQGTEESILSRLMERIAPVNRFCVDIGASDGLRNSNTALLLREQGWAGLLVEGSAYRFGKLAAHYAGADDVRLHHDRVQPDTVDQLLADANTPADFDLLSIDIDGNDYWVWRGVQAYRPRIVVIEYNPYYTPPERWVMCFNPDHEWDGSTYYGASLESLVHLGRQKGYELVCCDDMGNNAFFVRQDLYPLLGIANNDPSVLFRPAMYKLRYVGHNTFLTGHPYRHGPAEHI is encoded by the coding sequence ATGCAGGACCATCCTCTCCCGCTCGACCTGTCCGGCCTTGCGCCAAGCCTGTATGCGCAGGGCACAGAGGAAAGCATCCTGTCGCGGCTGATGGAGCGGATCGCACCCGTCAACCGCTTCTGTGTCGATATCGGCGCGAGTGACGGCCTGCGCAACAGCAACACCGCGTTGTTGCTGCGAGAGCAGGGCTGGGCGGGGTTGCTGGTGGAGGGCAGCGCATACCGCTTCGGCAAGCTCGCCGCCCATTACGCGGGCGCGGACGACGTCCGCCTGCATCACGACCGCGTCCAACCCGACACGGTCGATCAACTGCTCGCGGACGCGAACACGCCGGCCGACTTCGACCTGCTGTCGATCGACATCGACGGCAACGACTACTGGGTCTGGCGCGGCGTGCAAGCGTACCGGCCGCGCATCGTCGTGATCGAATACAACCCGTACTACACGCCGCCCGAGCGCTGGGTCATGTGCTTCAACCCGGACCACGAATGGGACGGATCGACCTACTACGGTGCGAGCCTCGAATCGCTCGTGCACCTCGGCAGGCAGAAAGGATATGAACTCGTCTGCTGCGACGACATGGGCAACAACGCGTTCTTCGTGCGGCAGGATCTGTACCCGCTGCTCGGCATCGCGAACAACGATCCGTCGGTGCTGTTCCGGCCGGCGATGTACAAGCTGCGCTACGTCGGGCACAACACGTTCCTGACCGGTCATCCGTATCGGCACGGGCCGGCCGAGCACATCTGA
- a CDS encoding ABC-F family ATPase: MLSTANITMQFGPKPLFENISVKFGEGNRYGLIGANGCGKSTFMKILGSDLEPSAGNVALEPNVRLGKLRQDQFAYEDVRVLDVVMMGHTEMWAAMAERDAIYANPEATDDDYMHAAELEGKFAEYGGYDAEARAGALLLGIGIEEKFHTGTMSDVAPGWKLRVLLAQALFSKPDVLLLDEPTNNLDINSIRWLEQTLNEYNSTMIIISHDRHFLNSVCTHMADMDFGTLKVWPGNYDDYMLASAQARERQAAANTRAKERVAELQDFVRRFSANKSKARQATSRAKQIDKIKIEEFKPSSRQNPFIRFEFEKKLHNVAVVAEDITKKYERTIFQNFNLSVQPGERIAIIGENGAGKTTLLRSLLGALALEHGTVKWSENANVGYMPQDTYEEFPNDITLMDWIDQYRKDGDDETMVRGTLGRLLFSSDDIKKSVKVLSGGEKGRMIWGKLMLGRHNVLLMDEPTNHMDMESIESLQIALEQFEGTLIFVSHDREFVSGLANRIIEVKTDGNLFDFGGNYEEFLTSQGQE, translated from the coding sequence GTGCTTTCTACTGCCAACATCACGATGCAATTCGGGCCAAAGCCCCTGTTCGAGAACATCTCGGTCAAATTCGGCGAGGGCAACCGCTATGGTCTGATCGGCGCGAACGGCTGCGGCAAGTCGACGTTCATGAAGATCCTCGGCAGCGACCTCGAGCCGAGCGCCGGCAACGTCGCGCTGGAGCCGAACGTCCGCCTCGGCAAGCTGCGCCAGGACCAGTTCGCGTACGAAGACGTGCGCGTGCTCGACGTCGTGATGATGGGCCACACCGAGATGTGGGCCGCGATGGCCGAGCGCGACGCGATCTACGCGAACCCGGAAGCCACCGACGACGACTACATGCACGCGGCCGAGCTCGAAGGCAAGTTCGCCGAATACGGCGGCTACGACGCCGAAGCACGCGCGGGCGCGCTGCTGCTCGGTATCGGCATCGAGGAGAAGTTCCACACCGGCACGATGAGCGACGTCGCGCCGGGCTGGAAGCTGCGCGTGCTGCTCGCACAGGCGCTGTTCTCGAAGCCCGACGTGCTGCTGCTCGACGAACCGACCAACAACCTCGACATCAACTCGATCCGTTGGCTCGAGCAGACGCTCAACGAGTACAACTCGACGATGATCATCATTTCGCACGATCGTCACTTCCTGAACTCGGTGTGCACGCACATGGCCGACATGGACTTCGGCACGCTGAAGGTCTGGCCGGGCAACTACGACGACTACATGCTCGCATCGGCGCAGGCGCGCGAGCGCCAGGCCGCGGCGAACACGCGCGCGAAGGAGCGCGTGGCCGAACTGCAGGACTTCGTGCGCCGCTTCTCGGCGAACAAGTCGAAGGCCCGCCAGGCGACGAGCCGCGCGAAGCAGATCGACAAGATCAAGATCGAGGAATTCAAGCCGTCGTCGCGCCAGAACCCGTTCATCCGCTTCGAGTTCGAGAAGAAGCTGCACAACGTCGCGGTGGTCGCCGAAGACATCACGAAGAAGTACGAGCGCACGATCTTCCAGAACTTCAACCTGTCGGTGCAGCCGGGCGAGCGTATCGCGATCATCGGCGAGAACGGCGCGGGCAAGACGACGCTGCTGCGCTCGCTGCTCGGTGCGCTTGCGCTCGAACACGGCACGGTGAAGTGGTCCGAGAACGCGAATGTCGGCTACATGCCGCAGGACACGTACGAGGAGTTCCCGAACGACATCACGCTGATGGACTGGATCGACCAGTACCGCAAGGACGGCGACGATGAAACGATGGTGCGCGGCACGCTGGGCCGCCTGCTGTTCTCGTCGGACGACATCAAGAAGTCGGTGAAGGTGCTGTCGGGCGGCGAGAAGGGCCGCATGATCTGGGGCAAGCTGATGCTCGGCCGCCACAACGTGCTGCTGATGGACGAGCCGACGAACCACATGGACATGGAGTCGATCGAGTCGCTGCAGATCGCGCTCGAGCAGTTCGAAGGCACGCTGATTTTCGTGTCCCACGACCGCGAGTTCGTGAGCGGGCTGGCGAACCGGATCATCGAAGTGAAGACGGACGGCAACCTGTTCGACTTCGGCGGCAATTACGAGGAATTCCTGACGAGCCAGGGGCAGGAGTAA